A genomic stretch from Hirundo rustica isolate bHirRus1 chromosome 26, bHirRus1.pri.v3, whole genome shotgun sequence includes:
- the SHD gene encoding SH2 domain-containing adapter protein D: MAKWLREYLGRGARRSPPRPPQPDYSGPGSPGGPPAAAPAASPRHRLVRVGGGPRRRQQQGPGESEYSEPFEGEQDPAPEGGCDEEATGCPRQGEGRRVRPRRGPQLYDTPSEEWDTAGDGPGGPPARESRLPRDDERPADEYDQPWEWKKDHISRAFAVQFESPERSPSLSRQLPRSPRAPGGPRPGCPPSPRHVDTSLPLEKQAWYHGPIGRAGAETLLALCREGSFLVRDCETSPDDYSLSLRSSHGFVHVKLTRTREQHFTLGRAGAAFPSVPAAVGHYTARALPVRGARHLSLLYPVAAQPL; the protein is encoded by the exons ATGGCCAAGTGGCTCCGGGAGTACCTGGGTCGGGGGGCTCGGCGCTCCCCCCCTCGCCCTCCCCAGCCCGATTACAGCGgccccgggagccccgggggtccccccgccgccgcccccgcagCGTCCCCGCGACACCGCCTGGTGCGGGTGGGGGgcggcccccgccgccggcaGCAG CAGGGCCCAGGTGAGAGCGAGTACTCGGAGCCCTTCGAGGGCGAGCAGGACCCGGCGCCCGAGGGCGGCTGCGACGAGGAGGCCACAG GGTGCCCGCGGCAGGGCGAGGGCCGGAGGGTGCGGCCGCGCCGGGGTCCCCAACTCTACGACACCCCCTCCGAGGAGTGGGACACGGCCGGGGACGGCCCGGGGGGGCCCCCGGCCCGCGAGAGCCGCCTCCCCCGCGACGACGAGCGCCCGGCCGACGAGTACGACCAGCCCTGGGAGTGGAAGAAGGATCACATCTCGCGGGCCTTCGCAG TGCAGTTCGAGAGCCCCGAGCgctcccccagcctgtcccGGCAGCTGCCGCGCTCCCCCCGGGCCCCCGGCGGCCCCAGGCCGGGctgtccccccagcccccgGCATGTGGACACCTCGCTGCCCCTGGAGAAGCAGGC CTGGTACCACGGCCCCATCGGGCGGGCGGGCGCCGAGACGCTGCTGGCGCTGTGCCGCGAGGGAAGCTTCCTGGTGCGCGACTGCGAGACCAGCCCCGACGACTACTCGCTGTCCCTCAG GAGCAGCCACGGTTTCGTTCACGTCAAGCTGACGCGGACCCGGGAGCAGCACTTCAccctgggccgggccggggccgcatTCCCGTCCGTGCCGGCGGCCGTGGGGCACTACACGGCCCGGGCGCTGCCCGTGCGCGGTGCCCGGCACCTGTCCCTGCTCTACCCCGTGGCCGCGCAGCCCCTGTGA
- the FSD1 gene encoding fibronectin type III and SPRY domain-containing protein 1, giving the protein MGDQGAGQESLRKIITTLAVKNEEIQNFIYSLKQMIQNVEANSARAQEDLEAEFQSLYALLDELKEDMVMKIKQERASRTYELQAQLAACSKALESSEELLEAANQALGTANHHDFSQAAKQIKDSVTMAPAFRLSLKAKVSDNMSHLMVDFAQERRLLQALAFLPVPSAPEIDLAESLVADNCVTLAWRMPDEDSKIDHYVLEYRRTNFEGPPRAKEDQPWMVIEGIKGTEYTLTGLKFDMKYMNFRVRACNKAVAGEFSEPVTLETRAFMFRLDASTCHQNLRVEELSVEWDATGGKLQDVKAREKDGKGRTASPANSPARAVQSPKRMSLGR; this is encoded by the exons atGGGCGACCAG GGCGCCGGGCAGGAATCTCTGCGCAAGATCATCACCACCCTCGCCGTGAAGAATGAGGAGATCCAGAACTTCATCTACTCCCTCAAGCAGATGATCCAGAACGTGGAG GCCAACTCGGCGCGGGCGCAGGAGGACCTGGAGGCCGAGTTCCAGTCGCTGTACGCGCTGCTGGACGAGCTCAAGGAGGACATGGTGATGAAGATCAAGCAGGAGCGCGCCAGCCGCACCTACGAGCTGCAG GCCCAGCTCGCCGCCTGCTCCAAGGCCCTGGAGAGCtccgaggagctgctggaggcgGCCAACCAGGCCCTGGGCACGGCCAACCACCACGATTTCTCCCAG GCGGCCAAACAGATCAAGGATAG cgtCACCATGGCTCCGGCCTTCCGCCTGTCGCTCAAGGCCAAGGTGAGCGATAACATGAGCCACCTGATGGTGGATTTCGCCCAGGAACGGCGCCTGCTGCAGGCCCTCGCCTTCCTGCCAG TGCCCAGCGCCCCCGAGATCGACCTGGCCGAGTCGCTGGTGGCCGATAACTGTGTGACCCTGGCCTGGAGGATGCCCGACGAGGACAGCAAGATCGACCACTACGTGCTGGAGTACCGCCGGACCAACTTCGAGGGGCCGCCCCGCGCCAAGGAGGACCAGCCCTGGATGGTCATCGAGGGCATCAAGGGCACCGAGTACACCCTCACCG GGCTGAAGTTTGACATGAAGTACATGAATTTTCGGGTGCGGGCGTGTAACAAGGCGGTGGCGGGCGAGTTCTCCGAGCCGGTCACTTTGGAGACCAGAG CCTTCATGTTCCGGCTGGACGCCAGCACGTGCCACCAGAACCTGCGGGTGGAGGAGCTGAGCGTGGAGTGGGACGCCACGGGAGGGAAGCTGCAGGACGTCAAAGCCCGCGAGAAGGACGGCAAGGGCAGGACGGCCTCGCCCGCCAACTCCCCGGCCAG GGCGGTGCAGTCGCCCAAGAGGATGAGCCTGGGCCGC
- the MPND gene encoding MPN domain-containing protein, whose translation MPQVWGPSARLWGTPRACSPSVSPQTLLVEFYKGAPDLVKFQELWSQDQTYLDKLKGSLASRTPKDQSFAHVLEQIFSLLKLSG comes from the exons ATGCCGCAGGTTTGGGGTCCCTCTGCCCGGCTTTGGGGCACCCCCAGGgcctgcagcccctctgtgtccccccagACGCTGCTGGTGGAGTTCTATAAGGGGGCTCCCGACCTGGTGAAGTTCCAGGAGCTGTGGAGTCAGGATCAGACCTACTTGGACAAGCTGAAG GGCTCCCTGGCCTCCCGCACCCCCAAAGACCAGAGCTTCGCCCACGTCCTGGAGCAGATCTTCAGCCTCCTCAAGCTCAGCGGGTGA
- the SH3GL1 gene encoding endophilin-A2 isoform X2, which yields MSVAGLKKQFYKATQLVSEKVGGAEGTKLDDDFKEMEKKVDLTSKAITEVLTRTIEYLQPNPASRAKLTMLNTMSKIRGQVKNPGYPQSEGLLGECMIRYGKELGEDSNFGDALLDAGESMKRLAEVKDSLDIEVKQNFIDPLQNLCDKDLKEIQHHLKKLEGRRLDFDYKKKRQGKIPDEELRQAMEKFEESKEVAETSMHNLLETDIEQVSQLSALVDAQLDYHRQAVQILDELTEKLKRRMREASSRPKREYKPKPRETYDFRESDQSNGGFSCNPTPKVSAPLDQPCCKALYDFEPENDGELGFKEGDIITLTNQIDENWYEGMIHGQSGFFPLNYVEVLVPLPQ from the exons atGTCGGTGGCGGGGTTGAAGAAGCAGTTCTACAAAGCGACCCAG CTGGTCAGCGAGAAGGTCGGAGGGGCCGAAGGGACCAAGTTAGACGATGACTTCAAGGAGATGGAAAAG AAAGTGGACCTGACCAGCAAGGCCATCACAGAAGTACTGACCAGAACCATCGAGTACCTCCAGCCCAACCCAG CTTCCAGAGCCAAGCTGACCATGCTCAACACCATGTCCAAGATCCGCGGGCAGGTGAAGAACCCCGGCTACCCCCAGTCcgaggggctgctgggggagtGCATGATCCGCTAcgggaaggagctgggagaggattCCAACTTCG GGGACGCGCTCCTCGACGCCGGCGAATCCATGAAACGCCTGGCGGAGGTGAAGGACTCGCTGGACATCGAGGTCAAACAAAACTTCATCGATCCCCTGCAGAACCTGTGTGACAAAGACCTGAAAGAGATCCAG CACCACCTCAAGAAGCTGGAAGGGAGGCGCCTGGACTTCGACTACAAGAAGAAGCGACAGGGCAAGATCCCGGACGAGGAGCTCCGGCAGGCCATGGAGAAGTTTGAGGAATCCAAGGAAGTGGCAGAGACCAGCATGCACAACCTGCTGGAGACGGAT ATCGAGCAGGTGAGCCAGCTGTCAGCCCTGGTGGACGCCCAGCTGGATTACCACAGGCAGGCCGTGCAGATCCTGGACGAGCTCACCGAGAAGCTCAAGCGCAG gaTGAGGGAGGCCTCCTCGCGTCCCAAGCGGGAATACAAACCCAAGCCCAGGGAGACCTACGACTTCAGGGAAAGCGACCAGTCCAACGGGGGCTTCTCCTGCAACCCCACGCCCAAAGTCTCAG cGCCCCTGGACCAGCCCTGCTGCAAAGCCCTCTACGACTTCGAGCCCGAGAACGACGGCGAGCTGGGCTTCAAGGAGGGCGACATCATCACCCTGACGAACCAGATCGACGAGAACTGGTACGAGGGGATGATCCACGGCCAGTCCGGCTTCTTCCCGCTCAACTACGTGGAAGTGCTGGTCCCGCTACCTCAGTGA
- the SH3GL1 gene encoding endophilin-A2 isoform X1, with translation MSVAGLKKQFYKATQLVSEKVGGAEGTKLDDDFKEMEKKVDLTSKAITEVLTRTIEYLQPNPASRAKLTMLNTMSKIRGQVKNPGYPQSEGLLGECMIRYGKELGEDSNFGDALLDAGESMKRLAEVKDSLDIEVKQNFIDPLQNLCDKDLKEIQHHLKKLEGRRLDFDYKKKRQGKIPDEELRQAMEKFEESKEVAETSMHNLLETDIEQVSQLSALVDAQLDYHRQAVQILDELTEKLKRRMREASSRPKREYKPKPRETYDFRESDQSNGGFSCNPTPKVSASTSFRSDKPSRASVRSIPPLDQPCCKALYDFEPENDGELGFKEGDIITLTNQIDENWYEGMIHGQSGFFPLNYVEVLVPLPQ, from the exons atGTCGGTGGCGGGGTTGAAGAAGCAGTTCTACAAAGCGACCCAG CTGGTCAGCGAGAAGGTCGGAGGGGCCGAAGGGACCAAGTTAGACGATGACTTCAAGGAGATGGAAAAG AAAGTGGACCTGACCAGCAAGGCCATCACAGAAGTACTGACCAGAACCATCGAGTACCTCCAGCCCAACCCAG CTTCCAGAGCCAAGCTGACCATGCTCAACACCATGTCCAAGATCCGCGGGCAGGTGAAGAACCCCGGCTACCCCCAGTCcgaggggctgctgggggagtGCATGATCCGCTAcgggaaggagctgggagaggattCCAACTTCG GGGACGCGCTCCTCGACGCCGGCGAATCCATGAAACGCCTGGCGGAGGTGAAGGACTCGCTGGACATCGAGGTCAAACAAAACTTCATCGATCCCCTGCAGAACCTGTGTGACAAAGACCTGAAAGAGATCCAG CACCACCTCAAGAAGCTGGAAGGGAGGCGCCTGGACTTCGACTACAAGAAGAAGCGACAGGGCAAGATCCCGGACGAGGAGCTCCGGCAGGCCATGGAGAAGTTTGAGGAATCCAAGGAAGTGGCAGAGACCAGCATGCACAACCTGCTGGAGACGGAT ATCGAGCAGGTGAGCCAGCTGTCAGCCCTGGTGGACGCCCAGCTGGATTACCACAGGCAGGCCGTGCAGATCCTGGACGAGCTCACCGAGAAGCTCAAGCGCAG gaTGAGGGAGGCCTCCTCGCGTCCCAAGCGGGAATACAAACCCAAGCCCAGGGAGACCTACGACTTCAGGGAAAGCGACCAGTCCAACGGGGGCTTCTCCTGCAACCCCACGCCCAAAGTCTCAG CTTCCACCTCTTTCCGGTCGGACAAGCCGTCCCGGGCCTCCGTCAGGAGTATCC cGCCCCTGGACCAGCCCTGCTGCAAAGCCCTCTACGACTTCGAGCCCGAGAACGACGGCGAGCTGGGCTTCAAGGAGGGCGACATCATCACCCTGACGAACCAGATCGACGAGAACTGGTACGAGGGGATGATCCACGGCCAGTCCGGCTTCTTCCCGCTCAACTACGTGGAAGTGCTGGTCCCGCTACCTCAGTGA